A stretch of DNA from Arachis hypogaea cultivar Tifrunner chromosome 19, arahy.Tifrunner.gnm2.J5K5, whole genome shotgun sequence:
ATTTCTATATACAACAAAAGGCTATGTGAAATGAATGAATCATAATAGTATCAAgtatatatatgataaatatCTGAAGAGACATCTGTGttgaaatataaaaagaaaaaatcatcaaaatttaaGTTTCCTTTATCAGTCGGGGGAATCTACTCAAACTAGTACAACTTGTTTCAGATATGAAAAATTCAGCCATAATTAGTAGGATACTGTATCTGACTCGTATCATCCACCATTATACGTACACATCGCAAAAGTTAATTTGGCACGCCTTGGAGCTCCTTGGCAAAAGGGATAATTCTTCTGGAAATCCTTTAGATCTCGTATTATCCACCTGAATATCAAGTGACTCCAAAACAAGTCCATGTTGAAGAACATAGGCGAAAAAATCTCTATCATCTCTGCATTCAAAATATCTCTTGATTTCAATCACTTGCAGATGTGATGCAAGACAAGTAGGAACCTTCACTGGGTGTTCCCATTTTGGTGACTGATCTGGATCCTAGCAACAAACAACAAACACACTTAAAAGAATTGCCAGCAAAACAACAAACTTACATAAATCATAGCTTGAACATGAGAACATGAAATACCATTTTATGATTAGTAATgataaaaacaatagcaagaagtttAAGAATGGGACATTTCTGAAGCATATTCATTATGTATCTGGTGTCAAAACACCTAACAGTAAGCTCTAGCGTATGTAAACAGGTAAACTCTGGAATACGATGCGGAGGAACCTCAGGCAAAAAATCAACCGTTAAAAAACCCAGTTCCAAAATCCTTATCCTGCAAAGCTCCACAAGAAACTCGAGCACAATGGATTGCTGAGCAATGTTGATACTGGCTTCATCCACATTGTGCAAGTTGCGAACACGGATCTCGTGAAACCACGACACAAATTGGATATCAAGACGTTTAAGAGATGGTGTGTCTATAACAAGCAATCTAAGAGCGTCACCATAAAAAGATTTGAAGTGCAAACTCTTCAAAGAAGGAAAACAAATACTCAATTGGACCTTCACGAAGGATTGACGGACATGGCCAAGAATAAGAGTCTCAAGAGCAGTGCAGTGAGAGAGAATCTCCTCCAAGTTACCATCAGAGATTTTGACATAATACAATTGCAGTGTCTTGAGCGATGGCAAGTGATAACGGCACGACGGGGCAGAAGGCGGAGGGATTCTTACGTGGCATCCGTTTAAACGGAGAGTCACGAGGGAAGTGCAGCTGAAAACGCCGTTGGGAATAGCGACTTTGGGATCGGAGCAACAGTTGGAGGAGAGTTGGAGGTTCAATTCCTCGAGGTTTGGCCCTAAAACCTTTCTAATGAACCACTCCACAGTGTATTCATCGGATTGATTTAGGTCACAGGTGAGACGAAAGGTTCGAATTGGCGGCGCTTTGTGGCGGGAGAGAATCCAATTAACAATGTCGAGAAATCGCTTTTTTGCACTGAAATCTGACCAAGTATTGCGGTTTCGAAATTGGTTTTGGTCGAAGTGGAGGTGTTGGAGGTGGTGGCAGAGGTGGGTCCAGCGGCGAGAGAGGACGGTGGTGAGGAAGACGGTTTTGGtagggaggaaggagaggatgtGTAACAGTATACAATCCGGCAAGTCGCTGATGGTGTCCATGGCGATTAGGGTTTCTCTGTTTCAGCGTTGTCTTCTAACTTCCTACTTCCCAGTTCCCGCTTTTTCGAGTTTTCCCTCATTCCTATCTATTACctgttaatatattattcacatcaaattttttcaattaataacataattgatgcgaaatgtttttaaaatatttttcaatttatttaaatatgttaatttattaattactaatttcattgaattaaaatataattaattaattacataattatttaatataattagaataaataaaataattttgttttcgtttttttaatttgtactaatttttttgtgttatatATTTTGAATGATAATTTTTAAGAATGTTATAATTAATCGGGATcggatatatatataaaataattaatgaagtgataaaaaatattgtattatatttaatcttttactttaatttatgttatgtatgtgataatggttagataaatttttaaatttaaattttaatttgttaaattttaataattatagggacaTGGTGGATATTCGCAGGAGTGTGTTAGGGTTTAACTCTTTACTATTCCGCATGTAGAAACGGAACGAATTCTATGCTGATTATTATAGAACGAGTCACAATAATGGAGTTGGATAGGACAAAAATCTATTTCTACCTGTCTCATTGCCACCTCTAATTTaattgagataaatattaaattatttaatatttttatttaacaatattaattataactaatcaattaattatttgatttgattgaaataaaagaatttattttgttttggtttatatcaatttcttgtattatATATTTTGATCAACAATTTTTAAGAGtatcataattaattatttatttgattgagataaatattaaattatttaatattttatttggccacgttaattataactaattaattacaataattatttgatttgattagaataagtagattaattttattttaatttttattattttttattctatgtattttgattaataatttttaaaagtattataattaatcatttatttaatttaattgagataaatattaaatattaaacattTATTTGATCACATTAATTATAATAACTAaccaattatattaattatttgatttgattagaataaataaattgagTTTATTTTAATGTTAAATTATACTTACTCAAATCGATTTTAACATAATAATAAGAGAGTTTGAAATTTTTActcataaataatgaaaaaatatatataaattcaaccattaatattatttaaagataaatctttaaaaaaacgagattctattataaatattttacattaatcaCAAACTTTATATTACTATTAATAAGTAAttgttatattttgaaaaaagagtaaaattattattcatcgatttcattatttttaatattaaaaataattaaatttaaatttaattaattttataatttttctataacaaaaattattatgcgtattttcatttaaaaatttcaaaaagaaaaattccGTGCAAGACACATATAGATATACTAGTTTGAATTGAAAAATGACTTCAGACTCGGGTGTTCATATTTGAATTTGTCTAAAATTAtgttcaaactcaaaacatatttTGCTAAGTTTGAATCTATTATTTTATTCAGTATTATTTTTAGGGCAAATCACATAACTAAGCCAATGGGAGCAGAATATTATATAAATCAGCCAAACCAAAAATTGGTTCATGAATCAATCAAACCACGTTTCTATGTAGTTCGAACTAGGTCAATTCGAACTTGAaatacatgattcgaattacatacaaACGCACACACTCACTAATTTGAATctacctgattcgaattacactttgaataattcgaatcaggttgattcgaattacactttTGCACAAATCCCCACGTAGTTCGAATctggttgattcgaattactcacattTTGCCTCTAGTAGTAATTCGAAtggggttgattcgaattacactggATTCGGCTATAAAAGGAGTTCGAACCCACCTCATTCGAATCACTTTTCCATTCTCaaaccccaccaaatcccagaaaAAATGACCCAGATTCTCTCCGACAAAGGCTCGAGCAGGATACTAAGTCGATGGGGGACGATCTGGAAAGACTAtatcgtttggatggagttgctcatatagtcagggggtcatcaacgacgaggttagtatttagaaaatttttttgtggtatatttTAGTAGTTTTGCATGTGGTTTATGTGAGTGGTTTTGCATGCGGTTTATTTGAGTGGTTTTGCTTGTGGttttgttggtggtttatgttagtggtttatgttagcggtatTGTTAGTGGTTTAGGGTAGCGGTTTTGTTTGCAGttttgttggtggtttatgttagtggtattcgatgtggttttgttagtggttttgcatgtggtttattttagtgattttgcatgtggtttatgttagtgattTTGCATTTTGGTTATGTTAATGATTTTGCATGTGGTTCATTTTAGTGGTTTTgtttgtggtttattttgtggttttgcaTGTGATTTTGCACGtgatttttgttagtggtttataTTAGTTTTTTCTGCTAGTAGTTTCTATTCGTGGTTTACGTTGTTAGTGGTTTCTGTTAGTAGTTTTGTAAGTGGTTCTAATTATGCGGTTCATCTTATGCGCAACCCCAGCGATGCATCTCGAGtatgcggcggcagcagggcatgcgactCGACGAGAGGTACGTCCCGTACCTGCATATGGCCGGattataccatcttgcaaggATGAACGATAGATGGTTCAGATTGGATGAGCCTCTTGTCAGTGCTTTCGTCGAGCggtggcgtccggagacgcacacaTTCCACATGCCGTTCGGGGAGTGCACCATCACACTACAGGACGTGGCGTACCAGCTGGGCTTGCCGGTCGACGGACGTGACAGATTTCCAGATGTAATCCAGGGTGGCCGTCCAGCCTGGgtgtggttccaggagttgcttgGTGTGTTACCTCCTGCGAACCAAATTCAGAAGTTCGCAGTGAACTGCACCTGGTTCCAGGAGACTTTTGGAGAGTGCCCGAAGGGAGCCGACGAGGAGACAGTGAGGCGCTATGCtcgtgcctatatcatgatgCTGTTGGGCACTCGGTTGTTTGCCGAAAAGTCCGGCAATCgtattcacatcagatggctaccCTACGTGGctaggcttgaggagatgggtggCTACAGCTGGGGGTCGACAGCACTAGCGTGGTTGTAtcggtgcatgtgccgagtgaCCAACAAACATGTGGTGAAGTTAGCCGGCCCGTTACAGTTACTTCAGTCCTGGATCTTTTGGTGCTTTCCTGGGTTTAGACCTGGTGGGTATGATACGTTCAGCTGGCCCTTGGCGTCAAGGTACTGTTGTAGGATTTTTCTATTATGggttaaattatttaattccaTGTCCGCTTGTATTGTTATACTATTTTGTCATACTTTTCTTTCGTCATAACACCGATGTGAGTTGCAGGTGGTCAGGTCACAATCCTTCTGGTAGCGAGAAAGGACCTCGAGTGCAGATGTGGAGGCTGAGGATAGACCTGTTACAGTCCACGGATGTGAGTATACTCATCGCTTATGTTAACTTAATTAACCTTTCATAGTTCACATCACGATATGGGCTAACATTGTTGCTATGTTTTTGCAGTTTATCTGGATGCCATATAGCTCTCCCGACGTCCTTCAGGTTGTGCACCCTGAGGTGTTGGAGCCTCGTCATACGACGTTATGGCGGTGTGTGACGTCGTTGGAACCCCCTCCCGCCTCATGGCATCCGagtccaaagatgaaaagtgcagagggtactgctgtgtgccagagctagaaccacgtCCCGCCTCAGTAGGCTCACTCACTCCAATATCATCGCCGCTGTCATCAGCAATGATATCCGGCTCCACATCATCATCGTCTGGATCATCCAACATTGCATCTCCAAGACCAACCGGTGCAGCACACTGTAAAGAGGTCGGCACAAAATCCCCTACTCCAACCTCTCCGCCTCCACTATAGttgagatcaacagcgaacgaAGGGGACGCGACACGCTGGACCGGAGGTTCATACACAGGAACGGAGGAAGATGCACCAGCAGGTCTGGAGCTAGAACCGGCTACCGTGCCTACAGTGggggtattccggttcgaaccccagagctggataccacatcaactaACTTCGCCAACAGTTTAGGTGTCCTAACTTCGGAAAACTGCCGGCGACaatgaaacatgacctgcaagtcctcatcactcccgatcgtgaaacaatcgTACTTCACGATTTCTTTTAGCACTGagattggaatgcgatagaaaaattTCTTCACCCGCTTCACCCCCTGCAGACCGAGCCTCTGTAGCACGGAATTACCAAGATCAACGTAGCTCATCATAGGCCTCACGAAAATACTGAGAGGATCCTTATCGGTGAACTTCACACTAGATCGTATTTTTCTCTTAATCgttcctctgtggtgaaccaacactacaaaactctcctcactagccattttcTCACTCTAATGAGATCAATTTACGTTCACACCATATATATACACTTCTGGGCctttataattcgaaccagcctaatTTGAACTACAcattgtgtaattcgaatcagcctGTTTTGAACTACTTGGGTTTGCGTGTttgggtgtaattcgaatcaggtggattcgaattagtgtgtgtgtgagttttgtgtataattcgaagcaacatgattcgaattatgtgTAAATCAAGTTCGAATTTAGTtagttcgaactacatataaacatGCATTGGTTGATTCATGAACCAGATTTTGGTTTGGCGAATTTAGGTA
This window harbors:
- the LOC112777205 gene encoding putative F-box/FBD/LRR-repeat protein At1g78760, encoding MDTISDLPDCILLHILSFLPTKTVFLTTVLSRRWTHLCHHLQHLHFDQNQFRNRNTWSDFSAKKRFLDIVNWILSRHKAPPIRTFRLTCDLNQSDEYTVEWFIRKVLGPNLEELNLQLSSNCCSDPKVAIPNGVFSCTSLVTLRLNGCHVRIPPPSAPSCRYHLPSLKTLQLYYVKISDGNLEEILSHCTALETLILGHVRQSFVKVQLSICFPSLKSLHFKSFYGDALRLLVIDTPSLKRLDIQFVSWFHEIRVRNLHNVDEASINIAQQSIVLEFLVELCRIRILELGFLTVDFLPEVPPHRIPEFTCLHTLELTVRCFDTRYIMNMLQKCPILKLLAIVFIITNHKMVFHVLMFKL
- the LOC112775994 gene encoding protein MAIN-LIKE 2-like, with product MRRQQGMRLDERYVPYLHMAGLYHLARMNDRWFRLDEPLVSAFVERWRPETHTFHMPFGECTITLQDVAYQLGLPVDGRDRFPDVIQGGRPAWVWFQELLGVLPPANQIQKFAVNCTWFQETFGECPKGADEETVRRYARAYIMMLLGTRLFAEKSGNRIHIRWLPYVARLEEMGGYSWGSTALAWLYRCMCRVTNKHVVKLAGPLQLLQSWIFWCFPGFRPGGYDTFSWPLASRWSGHNPSGSEKGPRVQMWRLRIDLLQSTDFIWMPYSSPDVLQVVHPEVLEPRHTTLWRCVTSLEPPPASWHPSPKMKSAEAMISGSTSSSSGSSNIASPRPTGAAHCKEVGTKSPTPTSPPPL